DNA sequence from the Dunckerocampus dactyliophorus isolate RoL2022-P2 chromosome 4, RoL_Ddac_1.1, whole genome shotgun sequence genome:
gcacttttttaaaaataatttttttgtgaaacataaacataCGTCTTCCTGCGCGTtctaaaacagataaaaagaggcaattTTGAATGCAACCATTcggcctataaagccttctgggaaaaaaaacacctccatttacataatgtgactttcatattaaccaagctacagcgacgttGTTGTTCTTATTAACAGTGTTACTCCGAAGAGCTACGTTATTGGCATattgacacctcaccacaccacaccacaccacactggctaggtACTAGCTGGCTAACCGACTAGCTTAACCACTGACTCGCCGGCAGCGCGTCACCGCTACGCTCGCAATGCCTCAGatcactaccaaaaggtaacgctacatgttggagctgtcgccactgctgctgtttttgtttttgagtttggaaaagttaacgctaggtgtaatactgtaagtattacatgttatcatgtatgtgcctgttactatatgtttacagcatgtatagaaaaccataaaacgttgttgtTTTAATACCCGCCTTTGTAGGCGGGTATTAAAACAAatataggtgcgtcccattacttgcattaatgcgctgcttctttttttgatctgtttttatatgtttagaagcacagaaaagagaaagatgtgtgcttacagtatgtctcacattaggattgtggatgacggcaaaataaaaaaaagtgcagttttccttttaagtaTGTTCTCTGCTTCATTCCCAAGCTCAAGGGTACACAGATTGCCatgggggtacatgaataaaaattagAAACTGCTTGACTACATTAGCGCTGAACACTGAGATTTACATAATGCGCTCGAACGCCTCAGCAACAACCACAGCAGGTAGCACAGTGTAGAAGAAAGGTTCATGAAGCATGAAgttgtttaaaacaaataagtaagtttgatgacgttgtgcattaaaagtgtttaatctagaaaatgtttcaagatcatgtatattgtgtgctaaatgacaGCTGGTCTTCCTGCGTGGTGCTATGACTAATTAGTGTGTTTTCTGAGCTGCATGAGCCTGTCATTTGTTTGAGtggatgcactgactatgttagaaagcccccaatttGGCACGGGTAagtaaatttatgctttcatgtataatgtgtcttcttcgggCACTGCCGTCACCGTGTGTGACGCAGATCGAGACTTGTGTATGACTTACTCCGACGTTGCATAGACAGATGTGTATTTtctattgttcacaaatgttaatgcggTACGTAAATGGACAGAGGTGAGGTGTAATCATGTTAGCTCCGTGCTGCTGTGCATTGTTGTGTGGAGCATAAACTCATGCTATACACATGGGGTACATGAcatccagtcagatgtctgaaggggtatgcgactgtgaaaagtttgggaaccactactTAGATTCCCTTCCTTAACACTGAGCGTCACGATGAATCAAGCGGAGTGCGACACGTACGGAGGATGTTCCACCCCGGACGTGGACTGGGAGGCCCTCGGGCCCGCCGGTCCAACATGCACTTCACCAGCAACACCACTGGGGGGCTCTCGACCAGTCAGAACGCCTCTCAGAGCTCCAACTATAGCCGGGAGGCCATGGACCCCATAGCAGGTGGGTGACATGAGCAACACTTTGTGCAGCCCTGCCCCTTTTAATCTGGTTCACTGGCTGGAATTTGCCCTGTCAGCTCCAGCTGTGTCATAATGAGGCTTCCTATTTGGGTTAGATCAGATCAGGTGGTGGCCTGCATGGGACGGCAGACTGCCGCCGCGGTGTTGTGCCGCAGCTGCGtctgcaattatttttttaatatgacaaataacaatttttttttcgtttttccAATGTAGCCagcaacactgtctgtgagtgccccgcattttgcactgttttgtttatatctgCCGACCAAACTCCTCAGTAAGTGTTGATGGTTGGGGCGAAGGCTCTGCTGACCGAGCACCTCCATCGGTACTTTTTCTTCCCAGCTGAGAAAACGGTCCATGTcagtcgtcggtgttcatgcactcactgcgttaattctgtttaaaagctgtggcattcgccctAAAATCTATTGCTTTTGTGCCGTCATTCAaacgtatgctggctcacgaagGTAACTGCTGCTCGGGTAGTAGCTGGTAGCTAGTAGCCCTGCCTCCACAAAGCGGCTGAATGACATGAGAGCCCACTCTCGCCGTctattccactatagaaccaatgcgcacagacaaatgcaaagtgaaccctcttgtcatccagcctgtgtggcacagagcgACAAGCagacacacgcatacatgcacatgtccatTTATagagggcgtcataattatctaactgttttttgttttttttaaattgttcaaTTTATCGATTAGTGTGAGGTATATTTAGGACTTAGCCTATGTCGCTGGTGAGCGATGGAATTGAAGAGAGAGGGTTCTGGAGATGAAtctaataattccaacagtcacttttacttcAAATATTGATTCAAAAATagaggagaacatcaatgtcaagctagcaggaaggtTTGTAGGGGTAGGAGTGAGCTgggtgttaaaaatagacatttttatggacataTCAATTACCCAGGGATTTTCGCCATTCACTGGTAGGTGTGCACTGTAACTACTGCAAAAAGCGGGGGTCTACTAATCTAATCAATACAACTTGGAAAAAGAATGGTTCAAATAAGTGATGCTCCCAAAATTCATATGACATTCACCCAAGATGACCTCAGGTAAACCGTACGTTATTTTGACAATGACACAGAACTTCCTTCTCCGTGTAGAGCTTTTATCCCAGCTTTCGGGCGTACGTCGCTCAGCGGGCGGCCAGCTCAGCTCGGGCCCCTCAGCCTCGCAGCTGCAGCAGCTCCAGATGCAACTACAGCTCGAACGCCAGCAGGCACAGGCAGCGCGGCAGCAGCTGGAGACGGCCCGGAATGCCACGCGAGGGGGCAGCCGCACCAATGCCATACTCAATGCCAACTCGGCCGCGGCCAACCCCAACCTGAGCGCCAACCACAACAGCAGCCCCAACCCGGGCCAATCGGAGAGCCACTTGCAGCACATGGCTCATAGCTCTCAGTTTCTACTCAGCAGGTTGGTCAAAtttgatgaaatatttggatatgAACACAGGATTGGACTGGTCACTCGCGAAATAGGATGTTGGGCTTTTATTAGGATGGCTCTTTGAGACGCTACATGTATTGACCATGTATGGaaggtagggctgggcgatgtatccatatttttaatatatcgatatttactttaagcacggtatcaaaaacaaccatatcgttcatatcgatagactggatttgcactgtatctccctcatctctCTGCACTGTGTATGAGCTCCTGGCCTGCCCCCTCCGTGCATgcaagaggagggaggaggggtggagcagaagcccggctgctcagtcgaagcgacagcgtctgcggtggaagaattagtcagaatGTGGCCATGATACTGGTCGTAGCTCAGTAATTTGAAGGTACTTCAAAATCAgtgcataaaatgtttttttcgccaccttaaaacttggcacacactccaatacgaggaatgtgtgaagctgcatGCTGGCTGCATGACTCCTGCCACAACAGAAAgcgtttttagattttttttttttttttttttttacgtgcgTCTTGCATGCAGCTTTAAAACTtccaaaacatcctcatgttaagtattttaataaaacaacttcacATGCATATTTGACTCTGATTTGGTCTAAATTCACTTtgcggaaaaaaaatcatatggttttggtccatatcgcccagccctaatggAAAGAGGAACTTCTCCACTTTCAGTAGCGTAGTAATGCAGGCACATATACTCAGGAATTCAATTTGCGATTGCTTGATTGTAAGATCTGGATTTGACCAATGAAATTCAATTTGTCGTCAGTTACTGTTCTGATAAAATACACTTGAAATGTTGTGGTGGTACATTAGGAAGAAATTCCGCCAAATACATGTATGATTTAAGTCTCACACCTCCATTCAATTAACCACAGAGTCTTCTACAGCCACCgggtgcgtggtctacaaaagcaaatcactgccggggtctctaattagtaCTGCCTCAAAAAACACTGGCACTAACAGcagtggctgtaggcaacctgaTAAAGTTCTGATATGCCAGTTTAAAGTATCATGTTGCTTCATCTACCACGGCCTGCGCTTGAAAATATTGGTTTGCTGTTCTCCCGCAGGCTGAGCGAACCGCGGCTGTCGGAGGCTGAACGCCAGCTATGTGAGGCCCAGTGGGCCGACAGGAGCTTGTTTGTGACAGAGCTGCTGCTGTCCACGCTGCTGCCCGATGACGACGCCTCAGCCTCCTCCTCTGAGGATGAGGAAGACTGTCCTGGCTCGTTGCGGAACTTCGCCGACTTCCAGTCCATGGGCTGCGTGGAGGTCATGACCCTGGACGTGGCCCTGGAGAACCTCAACCTCAAAGAGACCGCCCCACCCACTAAGACCACCAAAACAGCCACGAAAACAACGCCGGCTAAAAAAGAGCCGCCAGCCCCGCCTCTTTGATGACACAGCCCCACCCATCACCACTCCCTTTCCTGGAAGCATCAGTGTCACACTGGCCACCTGCCAGTCGACGACAACCAAGACTGCAGTtctttttttggcttcttggttttatttttgtttttattcctcAGTGATTGTCATTTCAGCATTGTTGCGCTCCCCCCACCCATGTTGTGTACGTTGAATAAAAATAGTGAGAATGGGAACGCAAGCAAGAAAGAGAACtatacaaatatattattaaaaaatctaTATGAAAGCTGATAATCAGTTCCATGTAACTCCATTACTTCCCTCAAGCCACGGAGCGGAGGTGCAGTGTGTCCCCCGAATGGCTGCACAGTGCTGTTACGTATTAACGGTCATCCACGCTAACAAGCATGAGCTTCAAACATCATACAGTCGCCACAAGGGGGCGCTCCTTCCCAACATCACACTGATTGTCCACTCAAGCCCTTCCCCTTCTTGCGGGTCACGCTTTATAAGACATTGGACACTTTGCCTAGCAGTGCCAGTGTCCACTTGTGCACACTACCATGAGACGATGCTTTACTCGGATCTCTTCACTGGGACCATTTTTTGGGCCTTTTTATGatgcacaaacaaacactgactgatggtttttgtcttttttttttgtttgtttggaagaCATCTGTTAAGATCACAAACCAATCCTGTCTCATCACATGACTTGAAGGAGGGAACCCTGTACGCTCTTTCCAACCTCCACAGATAATACATGAAGAAATGCAATGTATGCAAAGTGCAGGTGAAATAAACCTTTTCAGTGTGGAGGACAGTACATTGTTTTGGATGGAAGTGAGCTAACGATACTGGTCTCTGTGTATTAAATGTTGCTTTGCACATGGACAACTCCAGAAAAGGCACCCTTGTTAAAGGTTCATTGTTTATAAAGAGGTTAATAATCTTAAAAGTGTCAATAAGTGTTGACTATTTGGCAAGTTCAAGTTAATCTATCCTATTAATATTTTCTGTAAACCTTGAACCTTAATTTTGAGCGGAAACATCACTTTACGAATGataaatgtagaaaaatatAGAATATTTAATTCAGTATCGATGCTTTTTGAAGACTAAGTGGCTTCCTGTGCAGTTTATCATAAAGCCTCATTTAAATGCATCCTGGGTTCCGTTAATAATAATGCGCTTAACTATGGTAAGTACATTTCAAAGTTATATAAGGTTTAAAATGACATCGCTCGTGTCCCTGCAGCCAACCAGAATTCTTTAGTTTCTGTAGCGATTTGAATGTGCTGGGGACTCAAGTGCAATATAAAAGTATGTGTCAAGTGGCTGAATGAGAGCGCTAAATCACAAATAACAGCCTTGTGCTGTGTTGCTACAGGTAACCAAAACTCATGCCAAGTGACTTGAAAAGTAACAAAACATTCAGTGCTTAGAGCCACAAGGACAGAATATAAACTGCAGTATGTACATGCAGTACTGTATAATGAATCATTTTCCAACTAAACtactttttgtcattacattTCAAGTAAgtacaattaaaatatttacaaatactCTATATAAAGTACATCTACGATCCagtgttgggcatttctgtgtgaaatttgcatgttctcctgtgtgcgtgggttttctccgggtactccggtttcttcccacattccaaaaacatgcatgttaggttaattggcgactctaaattgtccataggtatgaatgtgagggtgaatggttgtttcacactcacattgactggcgaccagtgcagggtgtaccctgcctctcgccaaGAGTAAGGAAGCCAAGATTTCCCAAGTCTTCGGCAACCTCTTcccgttcccaggccagttgagagccaTAACCCCTCCAGCGtctcctaggtctgccctggggcctcctcTTGACtaggcatgcctggaacacctcaccagtgaGGCATCcaggactagatgcctgagccacctcaactggctcctttcctggaggagcagtggctctactcaaATCTCCTCACCACTACCTCTTAGGCTGAGTCCAgtcaccctacagaggaaactcaggGCTTGTAACTGTAGGTgaaggtaggaacgtagatcaactaGTAAATTTagaactttgccttccggctcagtgCTCACTTTATTGGTCTGGTACAACGACCGAATTACTGTAGATGttgcaccgatccgcctatcaATCTAATGTTGTAGCCTTCCCTTGCTAGAACTAGAACTCCTCCACCTAGGGCAAGACCTCACTGCCAAGGCTCCAGACTGCAactaaatggtcgcattttgcgactaaaatgagATATCGCGAGTAAATGTTTCATCTACTGTACTCTCGCATGTGCATATCCCATGTCTTATATTACAGTGAGAATGAAAAACTGcgtgtaaaatgtggagtcaattgacaaCAGCAGTGCCCTGTCTTTGACGCGCTACACCGGACTTCTTCCAACCGGTCAGGTAAGTAAAAGAAGAAATGACGTCGatcttatgccaacattgaagcagcaaacaaattatactttatactgcgAATACGGTGGCCAACACAAATATCTAGCTAACGTAAGGCTGTGTGCAAACAACCTGACGTTAAcgctagctttagccaggaagttgaccagacccTGCGTTAAGTGTTCCTCCATTCACCGTACTTGGTTCATATTCTGCATGTAGGTTAGTAGGAACTCAGTAATGTGGTTAAGTAACAGTACATTTTGTTTAGTCTGCATCATCAGACACTTTCCACCACTCAAACAACAGGATAtgtgtcattgtttttcattaggTTCATTTGTGATCGTGTACTCCTATGAAAAGAGACTTGAAAACATTTATGTTCGAGCTCaatgctttgatatttatatactggttgaaaatagccctgtgggAAATTCATAGAAAAGTAACTCATCAAAAGTTcatatacttttttaaaaatcgtgGAGTCATTCAGACTTctcatccaagaactttggttagtgCCCtcgtttaaaccatgcaaacttttatgaccctacctcAGAAAAGAATCAGAAACTTTAGGTAGCGGAATCGCAACCGgaatcgctcaaattcaaacgatgcccaaccctagtgatTGCTCACGTTCCAATCCCATTCAGTCGACTTTTCTAcgatctttgtttacacattttgcctggctctcactttCTTTTGTCTCTCTGGTGGCAGCTAgttagctagagttatccacctagcctctggtccacggactccaaatgtaactttttttttttttttttttaccgcagtgccatttttgtctttaaaacaaactaTGCAGTTAATTCGGatctcgtttttgtcccacagggaagctacaagtggctgtcACGTTTATTgggtacgtgctaacttacttttttaggTGTCACTTTACAACCTTACCCTCTACTCTTGCTCTCTCCGctttgattttgagtagctcaccacagaatatttgcttcaacttttAGTATTTTGGCTCAGACATTATGCCTGTATTTAttaacaaatgaccacaaaatagcatcatGACAATGAGCACACTGCTTGAGTGGAAATGTgcttttgtaaataaagtacaatgttCATGTTGGccgtcacataaaacacaaatagctcacctctcctttcttttcgtCAAAGTAGGTTTGATAGTGCTGGAAGTCTGATACACGTTGTGCTATCATAAACCTGTACACGCTTTCATACTGTCCTGTtaaagcaggacagatttcaaAGAGAAAGATATttcaattgttattttattttgttaattttgttctttttaacaaaaaattatattatacattacatatattattatatatattattaatatattatatattaccaTATATtggtattactctaaaacaggcatcaaattacacaattaaaggcaaaaaaaaaacccaaacagctGGGTTGGCTGGCCCTGCCAACAAtgtgtcccttatttatttcTGCAGAAGTTGGAAACCCTACCAGTTaatttgctgattttatttaattacactactcacaaaaagttagggatatgcaCAACGGTTACGTTAGAGAACAGCAAAGTTGTGCATTAAGTGCGTTCAGTATTgaacatgtgcattcaaaattagagaagctcaaattaagttcacccgTAAAGATGATGTGGTAGTACATATctgaaatatccctaacttcttGTAATTAGTGGCCAACGTGAactcctaaagaggaagaaaggagacaaacagtgaagaagaagaaggcgggtcgatgtgtgtgaaaagagggCGGTATTGGAGTTAATAATATTGAACAGTAATACaggaaatgtgaatgtgaatgttttctTTGCAAGTCGATTTTGGTGTGCACCCATAAATGTGCTGCTTGCACTCCTAAAATGTAAAGTTTGGGGCcactgagttaaaaaaaaaaacaaagccctgactcccaacccaaagggtgcaatccaccagGCTGAGAACCATGACttcagaagcttcacactcggctgctaACTGGCCCAGTAATGCTGACGATCACAGCTTGATGAGACCATCAGGACCACGTGATCCGCAAACAGCAGAGACCTTTCGACCACAGCGCCCATCAACAATAGGAGGCAAGAGAGAATACAGCACATTCAAACCCAACATCCTTGGCCTCCCCCGGAATGCAGGCGGTACCCTTGAGTCTGCCAGGTCTGTCCGGCCCCCtaccccgccatctaatccaactcattcCTAGTTGATAGCTCAGCCGTTCTCTTCACTCGTGTGTCCAAAACGTGGGCACAAGTCTGATGATGCGGCTAAAAAGTTGATCAAGCTGACTTATGTTTGCCCCAGAAGGTCGTGTGTCTGCATGGGGGATCTGCTCTATTAGGCTGGGCCTGGCCGGGGCAACAGCCTCACCTGCAAGCCTCTCCTCCGAGCCTGGTTCCAGGGTGGGTCCCCGGTGTCCCATGTCCAGGCGAGGTATGGTCTCtccttctttttttccacagggTCTTGTCATCTTCAAATATTTACATCATGAATGTAgctatattaaaatataaaatatatattaatcatTTGTACTTGATAaaggttatttaaaaaattttaatttttaatctaATTTAATTTACAAGTGAAAAATACGTGTTTACACATTTGAACATTTATGAAACCAAagttaaactgtattttttaattacattgctaatttaaacacattaaatatgaaataaattttATCAGACACCTTCAATAAACATTTATTGTTCATCAGTTTAAAACTGTAATTAAACCAATCATTTAAAAGCTGTACCAATAACCCATTTAGCTTATTCAACTCTATTAGACATGTTATTTTAATTCGTATTTCTTTTAATTAACATAATAAAATTTTCTAATAAATACAGTTGGAATATTTACtacggctgtcaaaaataacacattaacggcagtaacaaatttatttcattaattatgttgCATTTTTCTAGGTTAATTAACGCAAGCacgcctctgttatgacggcagacgggaTCACAATGGAGCTTCCCCACAGTCACTCAAAGTCtctaattgtgattaattaatttaaaaacgtaTTAATCTGATTATAATGTCTATtcctttgacagccctaatatttcTCAACATTTTACATTGGTAGTATTCcattttattaaacatttttgatTTCAGTTATGATATTTCTATGCCGACTGGCTGGAGGAAAATCACACTGCATTATGGTGTTCAATGTAAACATAACATGTTTAAGTCACAAAGACAAAAAGAGACAAGTCACTGACAAGTAGGTCTTCTTTGTCATTTTAATCCCCATAATTTAGTTAAAATGCAGACATTGTTTTCCTCACTAAAAtcttaaataaaacattacagTACGATTGAAGCAAATCAGAGTAAGTGTTAAGATTTCGTCAAAGCAGGCTAcagtttccttttattttttgttttaaatccatATATTGTATTTGTCGTTAGAGCGGACAGCTACGTAGCAGTAAACATTAAAAAGACAACACAGAGCTGTGAAAGCCCGCAAGGAGGAGCAGCACACGTGTTTCTACCACCAAACTGGAGACAGACTGACTGAGCACGCCATGCTGACCTGACCCtctggcaacacacacacacactaagggGCGCTATCAGAGTGGGGTGGGTGGAGCTACACAGCAAGGAGCGACAGCGACGTCAAGCAGAAGAAAAATGGCACATTGTGTTCTTCTTGTTGCTCCGTAATACACAAAACCTTTCAAGTTGGACAGAAGTGACCACGCTGGTCGAAATGCTGGGGAAATAACACCATCTAGTGGCAACGTATAAACACTACATCATAACATGGGATGATCGCTTTACATTCAAATTGTGCAACAATATGAAATCTCATACCGTATGTAGATGTTTGTCAATACGGCCAACCAGACAGTTTGATGGTAGAACAACCTGGAATTTGGcctaaatggtaaaaaaaaaatctcaattcTTGTGTATATTTCTCCACAAAAAAGGAAGACAATAGCATTGTTGAAAGCGATACTCAATGGTAacgtttaacattttattttattttgcaaataagttacttaaaagtgtttaaaatgttcCATTGCTGTAGAACCGCCAGAGATGAACACCCCAAAAATTTCTGCAAAAAATATGCCGAAAAACTCGAACTTGGGAGTTCAAATGACTAACACCATAAATGCATTTTGCTTtcttaaaaatgatttcatgtAATGACACCGCAGAAGCGATGAGAGAGGACAAGAATAaggataaccatagaaccagaaacaGAACTTACTGCAGAAGGCAATACAATGATGTACACAAATAATTTTAGCAAGCTGATGTAAATATACTTACGTGCTACACAGCATGTATTACAGTAAATACAGCAATTCCTATAAATCACCACTAAGTGACAGTATTGATTTACAGACGCGTTCTTGTTCCCTCCCCATTCTGTTTGCAAgtagttttacttcatttttcttttattatacagtagtaATAATTGATCCTTGCAAGACTGTTAAGAATGGACAGTTAAAGGTTTAACAATGCCTGCCGGAAGCGGATTCAATCACTTACAATTTAGAAGTCAACCAGCATCACAGAACGACTTATGTTacactttggaggttccactgaatttctaatgaggaaaatgcatttaaaatccAAAAAGTGCTTCATGATCTATTTGGAAATACACTGCTGTAAGGTTCGTCTTAATCTTTAGATAAAAAAGCGTTTGTATCTCAAACGCTGCCACTAGAGGGCGATTTTTTCCACCCTCTTGTCTTTTGCTCTGTCCCAATCTGGCACAGTGTGTCCCTTCTGGCCTCTGAGGGCTGCAAATGcatgaagaaagacaaaaaagatgGCAGTGGGAGTTAGCCAAGTTTGGGGTGGGAGGAGCATTTTATAATTGCCCACGCTTGCTGGTAGCTGACAATGGCCCATTTACAGCATTGGCTCTTATGGATGCAAACTAATTCCAACAACAAGCGGCAAACCTTACCCACTGTGCACCCCCCCTCAAGGATAACAAATAGTAAAATGATACAAGCACCTACCCAATCTTTTACAGTGTAACTGTCAATTTTATCCATTTTGGCGGATAACGCTCCCTCAATGGTTAACCCATTGAAGCAGCAGGGCAACAAAATTACAGTGTTcgcaatttaaaaaatcaattcAATTTGGAGTTCCCAAACCTTGATCTATTGGCAGACAACGCACTTCAATGTGTTTTTACTTAGACAAACTTGGCATCCGCTACAGCAGTGTCTTCTGCAGCGTGTCCACTCACCCCCTCTGTTAAAATATTgtagaaaaatatatacttttgaTGAAATGTCTCTAGATAAACTCTTTGCATTGTAAAGTGGCGGCATGGTGATTAGCAgtacagctacaaaaataaaacaatagtcATCACACTGcacgtttttttcctcttactcTCTCTAGACACTtctggttcttttttttttttttaactcactcGTGTGTTTCGCTTTCATTGGCATTGTGAGGCAACTGTACTTTCGTTTCCAGGTCATCTACATGATATGGTTACAATGTAAACACCACAGTACTTAATTATCATCTGCACAAAGAGAAAACACAATGTTACAAAGGCAAGTGGCTACTTAAGCATAGATTTGTTCatgacaaattaaaaatgtaggAAAACACACCACAAGCAACTTGATTTTGTtcagattaattaaaaaaagaaaagcttttGTTCGTCTACAGGTCATGCCATGTGACCTCGTTAGAGCGCTGGTGATGATCAGTACTTCCCATCAGGTACCATATAACATTAATAAGGTGATATTTTACCCTCTAAGTGTCAAAGAGCAGGTTTGGAGGAGCTACACACCAAGTAAGATAAGATTGAAACCCTTTTAGCTCTGCATGACTtaatatgaataatacaaaAGTAGTTCTTGATATGACACAATCTGGAGGTTTGAGGCATCTTGATATTACGTAGCACACCAAACGGGGAAAATACCAACAAAAAAGgcatgatttgatttttttttggtgtgtgagactgtgtgtgttttggctttttgcTGCACCTAAAATGTCATAATTCT
Encoded proteins:
- the LOC129180419 gene encoding E3 ubiquitin-protein ligase KCMF1-like; amino-acid sequence: MSRHEGVSCDACLKGNFRGRRYKCLICYDYDLCASCYESGATTTRHTTEHPMQCILTRVDFDLYYGGEAFSVEQPQAFTCPYCGRMGYTEMSLQEHVAAEHTETSTEVICPICAALPGGDPNHVTDDFAAHLTLEHRAPRDLDESSGVRHVRRMFHPGRGLGGPRARRSNMHFTSNTTGGLSTSQNASQSSNYSREAMDPIAELLSQLSGVRRSAGGQLSSGPSASQLQQLQMQLQLERQQAQAARQQLETARNATRGGSRTNAILNANSAAANPNLSANHNSSPNPGQSESHLQHMAHSSQFLLSRLSEPRLSEAERQLCEAQWADRSLFVTELLLSTLLPDDDASASSSEDEEDCPGSLRNFADFQSMGCVEVMTLDVALENLNLKETAPPTKTTKTATKTTPAKKEPPAPPL